In one Acanthochromis polyacanthus isolate Apoly-LR-REF ecotype Palm Island chromosome 20, KAUST_Apoly_ChrSc, whole genome shotgun sequence genomic region, the following are encoded:
- the emilin2b gene encoding LOW QUALITY PROTEIN: EMILIN-2 (The sequence of the model RefSeq protein was modified relative to this genomic sequence to represent the inferred CDS: inserted 2 bases in 2 codons) codes for MKHGLLHFLLTFPFISGSPFQYSMFQGNPYSGTETRQRNKNWCAYVVHKNVSCAVVGGTESFVQPEVLPCPLELPNCAQQVIYQTHFRPVYKIAYKTVTELEWRCCPGYQGHNCQEVKDMKLLQVERLPHAPSPSGHFPAPQAPNQQPEGKRSHPWGGVGQIGGQTGHRPQQGHGGSQSPQHLEEEVQRLSQMVLDMQARMTDMSSNLRLDFQEDASKMLVTLLNNLKQPASARGAETETVQVQDFSFDERTVAMDEVMSKIDQVTHELESKSNTLEDLLGRVNHQDGQIRLLMEAGQTPLSTPRLPPPAIDADLRAFLDDKIRALREELMEGIEIKMADLKNSCDYKIMSVQEQCEGQEVNYLSLAELMESKESDLRSEIQDLKNKLTDPGKEDNRVSNSVVAHMEQREIHLNSSEKTVVQCLSVEEKLRKEQAEAIKDLTNTLEDKLGSMEDRLTALLMDTNTNSPSDGQPERDINSLKGSVQTLEDRLNDLDQLCSKECKVNMTVVENIQQEYQSCKTAVDAIETHLKGQTNGSGAENVQDELSYLKDRVGRLEDSLSDIVQQQSQTPNSLNSTWGEVKTGTQQEAKELLELHRTQHEELRQRLDELGREVKAEADRCREKTQDVGGEIAHMDSRVVNVEALCSKLDPISGSLQRIKEGLNKHVTGLWTCVNQLNSTARSHARDLGGLRGTCQTLQNHISEVARDLQLLTNGSPGNEGVQVGVEAAGLPQGSTQSLTVPMGPVDASLPQPPVMETGEXGPPGKMTQSKLPRGTDGSMMPVQGFAGAPASPSKPTDSLKTSMPLISVVNMPHRPPAHKPVAASGEKVSFSAGLTLPPFQGDVGIIRFNKVLINDGGHYDPQTGIFTVPTDGRYLVTAVLAXQRGEKVEAVLSVSNQSIQRLDSAGFLSGVAAPLSHEQCGCSSSTSLSLVLSLRRGDRAGVMVTAGKLAVSASPEILSSFSAVLLYPSPSKR; via the exons ATGAAGCACGGACTTCTTCACTTTTTACTAACTTTCCCTTTCATCAGTGGCTCACCTTTCCAGTATAGCATGTTTCAGGGGAATCCTTATTCTGGCACCGAAACACGACAAAGGAACAA AAACTGGTGTGCCTACGTTGTGCACAAGAACGTGAGCTGTGCCGTCGTGGGAGGCACGGAGAGCTTCGTGCAGCCGGAGGTCTTACCGTGTCCACTGGAGCTGCCGAACTGCGCGCAACAAGTGAT ATATCAAACACATTTTAGGCCCGTGTACAAAATTGCCTACAAGACTGTAACAGAGCTGGAGTGGAGGTGCTGCCCGGGGTACCAGGGCCACAACTGCCAAGAGGTGAAAGACATGAAGCTGCTCCAAGTAGAGCGTTTGCCTCATGCTCCCTCCCCCTCTGGACATTTTCCTGCTCCACAAG CGCCAAATCAGCAACCAGAAGGCAAGAGAAGCCATCCATGGGGAGGGGTGGGACAGATTGGAGGTCAGACGGGTCACAGGCCACAACAAGGTCACGGAGGGTCTCAGAGTCCACAAcacctggaggaggaggtgcagcGACTTTCCCAGATGGTCCTCGACATGCAGGCAAGAATGACAGACATGTCCTCCAATCTGAGACTGGACTTCCAGGAGGACGCCAGTAAGATGCTGGTTACGCTGCTGAACAACCTCAAGCAGCCTGCCAGCGCACGGGGCGCAGAGACCGAAACCGTTCAGGTGCAGGACTTCTCTTTTGACGAGAGGACAGTGGCGATGGACGAGGTCATGAGCAAGATTGACCAGGTCACACATGAGCTGGAGTCCAAGAGCAACACCTTGGAAGACCTGCTGGGTCGTGTCAACCACCAAGATGGACAAATTCGTCTGTTAATGGAAGCTGGCCAGACCCCGCTGTCcactcctcgtcttcctccccCAGCCATCGATGCAGACCTGCGGGCCTTCCTGGACGATAAGATCCGAGCTCTGAGAGAGGAGTTGATGGAGGGTATAGAAATCAAAATGGCAGACTTGAAGAACTCCTGTGATTATAAAATCATGTCAGTTCAGGAACAGTGTGAAGGACAGGAAGTCAACTACCTCAGCCTGGCTGAGCTCATGGAGTCCAAGGAAAGTGACCTCCGCAGTGAGATCCAGGACCTTAAGAACAAGTTGACTGATCCAGGAAAGGAAGACAACCGAGTATCTAACTCTGTTGTGGCTCATATGGAGCAGCGTGAAATCCATCTGAACTCATCAGAGAAGACTGTGGTGCAGTGTCTCTCAGTAGAGGAAAAGTTGAGGAAAGAACAGGCGGAGGCCATCAAAGATCTGACGAACACTCTGGAGGACAAACTGGGCTCCATGGAGGACCGACTCACTGCCCTGTTGATGGATACAAACACTAACTCCCCATCAGATGGTCAGCCAGAGAGGGACATTAACTCCCTAAAAGGTTCTGTTCAGACTCTGGAGGACAGACTCAATGACTTGGACCAATTGTGCTCGAAAGAATGTAAAGTTAATATGACTGTTGTAGAAAACATTCAGCAGGAATACCAGAGCTGCAAAACTGCTGTAGATGCTATCGAGACTCATCTAAAAGGCCAGACAAATGGAAGTGGAGCTGAGAATGTACAGGACGAGTTAAGCTACTTGAAAGACCGTGTGGGCAGACTGGAGGACTCACTATCAGATATAGTCCAGCAGCAGTCTCAGACCCCGAACAGCCTCAACTCCACCTGGGGAGAGGTTAAAACAGGGACTCAGCAGGAGGCCAAGGAGCTTTTGGAGCTCCACAGAACACAGCACGAGGAACTGAGACAGCGGCTGGATGAGCTGGGCAGGGAGGTGAAAGCTGAGGCCGACCGCTGCAGGGAAAAAACGCAAGATGTCGGGGGGGAAATCGCCCACATGGACAGCCGCGTTGTTAATGTGGaggctttatgcagcaagctgGATCCCATCTCTGGTAGCCTCCAGAGGATCAAAGAGGGCCTGAATAAACACGTCACTGGGTTGTGGACTTGTGTGAACCAGCTGAACAGCACGGCTAGATCTCATGCTCGAGACCTCGGAGGACTGAGGGGAACCTGTCAAACCCTGCAGAACCACATCTCAGAGGTAGCCAGAGACCTCCAGCTGCTAACAAACGGCTCTCCAGGGAATGAAG GTGTTCAGGTTGGAGTGGAGGCCGCTGGACTTCCTCAGGGCTCAACTCAGAGCCTCACGGTGCCGATGGGCCCCGTGGACGCCTCCCTCCCTCAGCCACCTGTGATGGAGACCGGAG GCGGGCCCCCCGGCAAGATGACCCAGTCCAAGCTGCCCAGAGGGACCGACGGCAGCATGATGCCTGTTCAGGGTTTTGCCGGAGCTCCAG cTTCACCGAGCAAACCTACCGACTCTCTAAAGACCAGCATGCCTCTGATCTCAG TAGTAAACATGCCCCACAGACCTCCAGCTCACAAACCTGTCGCAGCTTCAG GTGAGAAGGTGTCGTTCTCAGCCGGTCTGACTCTTCCACCGTTCCAAGGAGATGTTGGAATCATTCGATTTAACAAAGTGCTGATCAATGATGGAGGACATTATGACCCTCAAACAG GTATCTTCACAGTTCCTACAGACGGTCGCTACCTGGTCACAGCTGTTCTCG GCCAGCGAGGCGAGAAGGTCGAGGCGGTTCTGTCCGTGTCCAATCAGAGCATCCAGAGGTTGGACTCTGCAGGTTTTCTGTCTGGAGTCGCTGCGCCTCTTTCACATGAACAGTGTGGCTGCAGCAGTTCGACCtcactgagtctggttctgtcacTGAGGAGAGGAGACCGAGCCGGAGTCATGGTGACCGCCGGGAAGCTCGCCGTCTCTGCCTCGCCTGAGATCCTGTCGTCTTTCAGCGCCGTGCTTCTTTACCCCAGCCCTTCAAAACGGTAG